A section of the Acropora muricata isolate sample 2 chromosome 4, ASM3666990v1, whole genome shotgun sequence genome encodes:
- the LOC136912927 gene encoding adenosine receptor A3-like produces the protein MEEAFLLSSISNIVFNVVLCCTAVTLNSVTIYALRKTPSVPMPLKVLLLSLAVSDLGVGMVCHPLYIARLVLDLEKSVTAFPSFYGVYLFVTRVFTYGSFFGVLSLSVDRFLAVRVHLKYQQLMTQNRVMIVVISSWVLSGAMSALYSPPNIPVHIAYLVFAIIVGTCFVVSGVLNSYIYALVRRHANQIQSTQVHGNAPEVANTRRMRKSAYTTIYVYLLFLLCYLPNISALWFVGSSRSSIAKVVKSYTFTLLLLNSSLNPLIYCWKMRDIRQTILNMMQNAFPARN, from the coding sequence ATGGAAGAAGCTTTCTTATTGTCAAGCATTTCTAACATAGTCTTCAACGTTGTCTTGTGCTGCACTGCCGTCACGTTGAATAGCGTTACAATCTACGCCTTAAGAAAAACTCCGTCGGTACCAATGCCTTTGAAGGTATTACTCCTGAGTTTGGCTGTTTCTGATCTTGGAGTTGGGATGGTATGTCACCCCTTGTACATCGCTCGTCTCGTGCTAGACTTGGAAAAAAGTGTCACAGCCTTTCCATCCTTTTATGGGGTATATCTGTTTGTGACTAGAGTGTTCACTTATGGTTCTTTCTTTGGCGTGTTATCTTTGAGCGTCGACAGATTCTTGGCCGTTCGTGTTCACCTCAAGTACCAGCAACTTATGACTCAAAATCGCGTCATGATAGTAGTGATTTCGTCTTGGGTTTTGAGTGGCGCAATGTCTGCGTTATATTCGCCGCCAAACATCCCTGTCCACATCGCATACCTGGTGTTTGCCATCATTGTGGGAACCTGCTTTGTGGTTTCAGGTGTTCTAAACAGTTACATTTATGCTCTAGTGCGACGACACGCTAATCAAATCCAGTCGACCCAAGTGCATGGAAATGCGCCCGAGGTGGCCAACACTAGAAGGATGAGAAAATCCGCGTACACAACAATTTATGTGTaccttttgtttttgctgtgcTATTTACCAAACATTTCTGCCTTGTGGTTCGTCGGCAGTAGTCGAAGTTCAATTGCAAAAGTCGTTAAAAGCTACACATTCACCTTGTTGTTACTGAATTCATCGCTTAATCCACTGATTTACTGTTGGAAAATGAGAGATATTAGACAAACTATACTGAACATGATGCAAAACGCATTTCCCGCCCGAAATTAA
- the LOC136912925 gene encoding inactive rhomboid protein 1-like, which produces MLVWMCWRSALAEIKLSPMVYQRKEPLTFRGNATVHYIAQPNPLIGPTQQQMVAFGALFPLCMREDHLLNVQQMQALYPRPKKGGKGLGCCEVPKFNVAGTATEEECCVLSEGQAQWRATQCSQRSSSQSTVRHSLRPCCGELNGQCTLTSPEHCWFMNGRFHLHAEHCTQVNCLGELCIMITEWDVRDEHVAEFSPRSSGQWWRMLTTIYLHQGILDCVLITLLQIWVSWSQENSQGWLRMALLHHTVGVEGHLIGSLFTEPLSPQAGAGPSVGGVIGLALVEHVILWRSVKAPRRRLGLLIVCFSLLFVVGTLPHVNNFSLIAGLLHGFLFALIVQTPVVFKRRVTLLRLLFVFVYVALFLLSVILFYGVNTSVFALFFDL; this is translated from the exons ATGCTCGTCTGGATGTGCTGGAGGTCTGCCCTTGCTGAAATTAAGTTGTCGCCAATGGTTTACCAACGAAAAG agCCTTTGACTTTTCGTGGTAACGCCACTGTCCACTATATCGCGCAACCAAACCCTTTGATTGGTCCAACGCAACAACAAATGGTGGCATTTGGAGCGCTCTTCCCTCTGTGCATGAGAGAGGATCACTTGCTTAATGTTCAACAAATGCAAGCTCTGTATCCACGCCCTAAGAAGGGAGGAAAAGGACTGGGTTGCTGCGAGGTTCCTAAATTTAATGTAGCTGGGACAGCAACGGAG GAAGAATGCTGTGTTCTATCAGAGGGTCAAGCTCAATGGAGAGCTACACAATGTAGTCAGCGGTCTTCCTCACAGTCCACTGTGCGGCACAGCTTACGCCCCTGCTGTGGAGAGCTCAATGGACAGTGCACACTAACAAGCCCAGAGCATTGTTGGTTTATGAATGGACGATTTCACCTTCATGCTGAGCATTGCACGCAG GTCAATTGTCTGGGAGAGCTCTGTATTATGATAACGGAATGGGACGTGCGTGACGAACACGTTGCTGAATTCTCACCGCGAAGTTCAGGTCAATGGTGGAGAATGTTGACGACCATTTATCTGCACCAAGGAATTCTGGACTGTGTTCTCATCACTCTTCTCCAAATATGGGTTTCGTGGAGTCAAGAAAATTCTCAAGGCTGGTTGCGGATGGCATTGTTGCACCATACCGTTGGAGTTGAAGGACACTTG ATTGGGTCTTTGTTCACGGAGCCTCTCTCTCCGCAAGCCGGCGCAGGTCCTTCTGTGGGTGGCGTTATAGGCCTTGCGCTAGTTGAGCATGTGATTCTGTGGCGCTCGGTTAAGGCACCAAGAAGGAGGCTGGGACTACTAATAGTTTGCTTCTCCTTACTGTTTGTTGTTGGAACGCTTCCCCACGTGAACAATTTCTCGCTGATAGCCGGTTTACTCCATGGCTTTCTTTTCGCGCTGATTGTGCAGACCCCTGTGGTTTTTAAACGACGAGTGACTTTGCTACGTCTATTATTTGTCTTTGTTTACGTGGCATTGTTTTTGCtaagtgttattttgttttatggAGTTAACACCTCGGTGTTCGCTCTGTTTTTCGATTTATAA